The following DNA comes from Balneola vulgaris DSM 17893.
CGTGCAAAAGCGCCTCTTCGGCGTTCTTGGCGTTTAAATTCTTCGCCTTCACTCAGAACTATTTCTCGTTCACCCTTCACTGTAAGCACATTATCCTTTAAAGAAATACCTATCTCTTTTTTGGATAATCCTGGGAGGTCGATCAAAATTTTAAATTCTGCTTCGCTTTCCACGATATCGCAATCGGGTGCAAAGTCTTTGTCTTCATTTGTAAGCGGAACCACCTTCTCCACAAATTGCTGAATATCTTTACCCAGCTTGGATAAATGCTTCTCTACTTCAATTCCAAATTCTGTAAAATCTCCCATGATGCTCACCTCGTGTGGTTAAATTCATGAAGGGTAAAGCAAGCACAATGCCAAGATGTAGAGTAAAATATCAAACTGACGTATTGACGTAAGAAATGTCAGGGCTTGCTGGGGAAGCGTTCAAGCCTTTGGTCTTTAAATAGCTCGTTGAATGGACTTGGCTTAGCTCAGTACTTCGAGGTGCTCCCAAAAGTTTGGATATGATACGGCCGCACATTCGGCATCTAGAATGGTGGAAGGTGATTCCCCTTTTAATGCCAATACCGCCGATGCCATGGCGATTCTATGGTCGTGGAAGCTTTTGAAGGTGGCGCCTTCAAACGTGAAATCAGGGTTCCCGTATATCTCGAGACCGTCTTCCATCTCTTTGAAGTTAGCACCTATACTTCGAAGCATCTCAGCTATGGCCATGATACGATCGGTTTCTTTATGGCGAAGCTCTTCAGCACCTGATATCACCGAAACCCCTTCTGCAAAAACCATAGCTACCGCGAGTATAGGTAGCTCGTCGATACAGTTTGGCATCATATTTCGAGGCACATTAATAGCCCTTAGGTCGCTTGTCCTTACCACGATATCGGCCACGGGCTCAGCTCCTTCGGTGCGTTCATTTTCAAGCACGAAACTAGCCCCCATCTGTTGTAACAAATGTAGAAGGGCATTGCGAGTAGGGTTCATCCCTGTATTCTCGAGTCTAATTTCTGATTGGGGTAATAAACACCCCGCGACCATCCAAAATGCTGCAGCCGAAAAATCGCCAGGAATGGTATAATTTTGATTTGGTATCTGATCTT
Coding sequences within:
- a CDS encoding Hsp20/alpha crystallin family protein, with the translated sequence MGDFTEFGIEVEKHLSKLGKDIQQFVEKVVPLTNEDKDFAPDCDIVESEAEFKILIDLPGLSKKEIGISLKDNVLTVKGEREIVLSEGEEFKRQERRRGAFARSFALPENVNKAEVNASFRNGVLTVSMPKSENLKNSQSIPVK